A stretch of the Clostridium botulinum genome encodes the following:
- a CDS encoding anthranilate synthase component II yields MILMIDNYDSFTYNLVQYLKCLKEEVLTYRNDSISLDKIDNLKPDMIVFSPGPCTPNESGICKEIMKNFKTTPILGICLGHQTIAHSFGANIIKAKEPVHGRVSPIIHTNRGVFRNLPNPLKVTRYHSLIIEKESLPDFLEITAETIEGEIMGIRHKKYLIEGVQFHPESILTECGMNILKNFLVESKIKSK; encoded by the coding sequence ATGATTTTAATGATAGATAATTACGATTCATTTACATACAATTTAGTTCAATATTTAAAATGTTTAAAAGAAGAGGTATTGACTTATAGAAATGATTCTATTAGTTTAGATAAAATCGACAATTTAAAGCCTGATATGATAGTATTTTCACCAGGACCTTGCACACCTAATGAATCAGGAATTTGTAAGGAGATTATGAAAAACTTCAAAACAACTCCTATACTTGGAATATGCCTTGGCCATCAAACTATTGCACATTCCTTTGGTGCAAACATTATTAAAGCTAAGGAACCTGTACATGGTAGAGTTTCTCCTATAATTCATACAAATAGAGGGGTATTTAGAAATCTTCCAAATCCATTGAAAGTAACAAGATATCATTCTCTTATAATAGAAAAAGAATCTCTTCCAGATTTCTTAGAAATAACGGCTGAAACAATTGAAGGAGAAATTATGGGGATTAGACATAAAAAATATTTAATAGAGGGAGTTCAATTTCATCCGGAATCTATATTAACTGAATGCGGAATGAATATTTTGAAAAACTTTTTAGTAGAATCAAAAATTAAAAGTAAGTAG